A genomic window from Terrirubrum flagellatum includes:
- a CDS encoding dihydrodipicolinate synthase family protein — translation MTSHSRPYRGVFPVVPTIFNDNGALDLAGQRRCLDFMIDAGSNGLCILANFSEQFVLTDAERDTVMETALAHVAGRVPVIVTTSHFSSDVCAARSRKAQEMGAAMVMIMPPYHGATFRVGEGAIEAFFRRVASAISIPIMIQDAPVAGTPLSPPFLAKLAKEIEQIRYFKIEVAQAAAKLRTLLALGGETIEGPWDGEEAITLMADLDAGATGSMTGGGYPDGIRQIIDPYLAGRRAEAMAAYAKWLPLINYENRQTGLSAAKILMKEGGVITSAAVRHPLELPHPATQAGLIEIARSLDPLVLRWGR, via the coding sequence ATGACAAGTCATTCGCGGCCCTATCGCGGCGTCTTCCCCGTCGTCCCCACGATCTTTAACGACAATGGCGCGCTCGATCTCGCCGGCCAGCGCCGCTGTCTCGATTTCATGATCGATGCGGGCTCGAACGGGCTCTGCATCCTCGCCAATTTCTCCGAGCAGTTCGTGCTGACCGACGCCGAGCGCGACACGGTGATGGAGACGGCGCTCGCCCATGTCGCAGGCCGCGTTCCCGTGATCGTCACGACGAGCCATTTCTCCAGCGACGTCTGCGCCGCGCGTTCAAGGAAAGCGCAGGAGATGGGCGCGGCCATGGTGATGATCATGCCGCCCTATCACGGCGCGACCTTCAGGGTGGGCGAGGGCGCGATCGAAGCGTTCTTCCGCCGGGTCGCCAGCGCGATCTCGATCCCGATCATGATCCAGGACGCGCCGGTCGCGGGAACGCCGCTGTCGCCGCCGTTTCTCGCAAAGCTCGCGAAAGAGATCGAGCAGATCCGCTATTTCAAGATCGAGGTCGCGCAGGCCGCCGCGAAGCTGCGCACGCTGCTTGCGCTCGGCGGTGAAACGATCGAAGGCCCATGGGACGGCGAAGAAGCGATCACTCTGATGGCCGATCTCGACGCCGGCGCGACCGGTTCGATGACCGGCGGCGGCTATCCCGACGGCATCCGGCAAATCATCGATCCCTATCTCGCCGGGCGTCGCGCCGAAGCGATGGCCGCCTATGCGAAATGGCTGCCGCTGATCAATTACGAGAACCGGCAGACAGGACTGTCCGCAGCGAAAATCCTGATGAAGGAAGGCGGCGTGATCACATCGGCGGCGGTTCGTCACCCACTCGAATTGCCGCATCCCGCGACGCAGGCCGGATTGATAGAAATTGCGCGCAGCCTCGATCCACTCGTCCTGCGCTGGGGGCGATGA
- a CDS encoding substrate-binding domain-containing protein, with protein MEQKGIGIRELARRLNISIGTVSRALNGREDVSPVTRSRVLEAASRFGYAPNQSGRALRQGVTRAVALMMRTNVDIATFGETFFLNLSEGLQGVLAQAGLDLIVLPCGSGFDQDQYLRRAVERGLADGFIVSDTQRIDARIDYLLARGIPFVALGRSLSGGDHPWIDLDFEGVAEQAVDRLARSGHRRIALGLTTREANSRVVFADAFEAALRRRGIEPDPALVVRAPETVDGGYELGQALLSIETPPTAIVLGQSTHAIGLYRYLRDRNLEPGRDIAIIGFRDNPACQFLTPALTCFRVSLRELGACLGETLLSAMQPSDGEVESGERLRLWPLSLVQGESDARFHRDAKG; from the coding sequence ATGGAGCAGAAGGGCATCGGCATCCGCGAACTCGCGCGGCGGCTCAACATCTCCATCGGCACCGTCTCGCGGGCGCTGAACGGGCGCGAGGATGTGAGTCCGGTGACACGGTCGCGCGTGCTCGAGGCTGCGAGCCGTTTCGGCTATGCGCCGAACCAGTCGGGCCGCGCGCTTCGCCAGGGCGTGACGCGCGCCGTCGCGCTGATGATGCGCACCAATGTCGACATCGCGACCTTCGGCGAGACCTTCTTTCTGAATTTGAGCGAGGGCCTGCAGGGCGTGCTGGCGCAGGCGGGGCTTGATCTTATCGTCCTGCCTTGCGGGTCCGGCTTCGATCAGGATCAGTATCTCCGGCGCGCCGTCGAGCGCGGCCTCGCGGACGGCTTCATCGTTTCTGATACGCAGCGCATTGATGCGCGCATCGATTATCTGCTTGCACGCGGGATTCCGTTCGTGGCGCTTGGGCGAAGCCTGTCCGGCGGGGACCATCCGTGGATCGATCTCGACTTTGAAGGCGTCGCCGAACAGGCTGTCGATCGGCTGGCGCGATCGGGGCATCGGCGCATTGCGCTTGGCCTGACGACGCGCGAAGCGAACAGTCGCGTCGTGTTTGCCGACGCGTTCGAGGCGGCGTTGCGTCGCCGCGGCATCGAGCCTGATCCGGCGCTGGTCGTGCGCGCGCCGGAGACGGTCGATGGCGGCTATGAGCTTGGGCAAGCGCTGCTATCGATCGAGACGCCGCCGACGGCGATCGTTCTTGGCCAGTCGACTCATGCGATTGGCCTCTATCGCTATCTCCGGGATCGGAATCTCGAACCGGGTCGCGATATCGCGATCATCGGCTTTCGCGACAATCCCGCCTGCCAGTTTCTCACTCCCGCGCTGACCTGCTTCAGGGTGTCGTTGCGCGAACTCGGCGCCTGTCTCGGCGAGACGCTTCTGTCGGCGATGCAGCCGAGCGATGGAGAGGTTGAGTCCGGGGAACGGTTGCGGCTCTGGCCGCTCTCTTTGGTCCAAGGCGAGAGCGACGCGCGATTCCATCGCGACGCCAAAGGGTGA
- the chvE gene encoding multiple monosaccharide ABC transporter substrate-binding protein: protein MTRRKMIVSSLMLGALALAGPAFAQSKPTIGIAMPTKSSARWISDGDNMVKVLKERGYNTDLQYAEDDIPNQLSQIENMVTKGAKVLVIAAIDGTTLSDILKQAAAAGVKVIAYDRLIRDTPNVDYYATFDNFQVGVLQAQSLVKGLGLPDAKGPFNIELFGGSPDDNNAYFFYDGAMSVLKPYIDNKQLVVRSGQMGMDKVSTLRWDGATAQARMDNLLSAYYTDKRVDAVLSPYDGLSIGILSSLKGVGYGSGSMKMPFVSGQDAEVPSVKSILAGEQYSTIFKDTRDLAKVTADMVDAMLSGKQVQVNDTKTYNNGVKVVPSFLLKPVAVDKSNWEQALIASGYYKANQIR from the coding sequence ATGACCCGACGCAAAATGATTGTTTCGAGCCTGATGCTGGGAGCGCTTGCGCTCGCGGGTCCGGCGTTCGCGCAATCCAAGCCGACCATCGGCATCGCGATGCCAACGAAATCGTCGGCGCGCTGGATCTCGGACGGCGACAACATGGTCAAGGTGTTGAAGGAGCGCGGCTACAACACCGATCTGCAATATGCCGAAGACGACATTCCGAACCAGCTCTCGCAGATCGAGAACATGGTGACGAAGGGCGCGAAAGTGCTTGTGATCGCGGCGATCGACGGCACCACGCTCTCCGACATCCTGAAGCAGGCCGCCGCGGCCGGGGTGAAGGTCATCGCCTATGATCGTCTGATCCGCGACACGCCGAATGTCGACTATTACGCGACATTCGACAATTTCCAGGTCGGCGTGCTGCAGGCGCAGTCGCTCGTGAAGGGCCTTGGCCTTCCCGACGCCAAGGGGCCGTTCAACATCGAACTGTTCGGCGGCTCGCCCGACGACAACAACGCCTACTTCTTCTATGACGGCGCAATGTCGGTGCTGAAGCCCTACATCGACAACAAGCAGCTTGTCGTGCGCAGCGGCCAGATGGGCATGGACAAGGTGTCAACGCTGCGCTGGGACGGCGCGACCGCCCAGGCGCGCATGGATAATCTGCTCAGCGCTTACTATACCGACAAGCGGGTCGACGCGGTGCTGTCGCCCTATGACGGCCTGTCGATCGGCATCCTCTCCTCGCTGAAAGGCGTGGGCTACGGCTCGGGCTCGATGAAGATGCCCTTTGTGAGCGGCCAGGATGCGGAGGTGCCGTCGGTCAAGTCGATCCTCGCCGGCGAGCAATATTCGACCATCTTCAAGGACACCCGCGATCTCGCGAAAGTGACAGCCGACATGGTCGACGCCATGCTCAGCGGCAAGCAGGTGCAAGTCAACGACACCAAGACCTACAACAATGGCGTCAAGGTCGTGCCGTCCTTTCTCCTGAAGCCGGTCGCGGTCGACAAGAGCAACTGGGAGCAGGCGCTGATCGCCAGCGGCTATTACAAGGCGAACCAGATTCGCTAA
- a CDS encoding ABC transporter substrate-binding protein — MKSLLKTAVWAAASVFASTAASAGEKIQIWHIFGNATEPTLVNFTRWNETHPDNQIDQKFIPFAQLSQQLIKGIATGDVPDLVTIDNPVVASFASQGALEELTDLVKGSKIIEKSKYYTGSWNTTIWSERQYAVPGEANTLALYYNADMFRAKGLDPDKPPRTWAELKELSAKLTDPAKGVYGVGFSAIQSEEGTFQWLPFLQQSGGNLASLTSPDSVAAMTLWADFVKSGQASKDVLVKRQFEMMSAFLGGSSAMVVGGPWELQRMDKDAKFEWRVATLPVREGKNIEASALGGYVWGIPKGAKQRALAFKLVEFMSEPEQMKRAWSGGRLPPVPSISVENPANPKAYEVFKTQMIVAKARGPHPAWPLISSAIQTAIQSSLTGQSTPAAALERAQAVIKPLLDKNPIEGL; from the coding sequence ATGAAAAGTCTGTTGAAGACAGCCGTTTGGGCTGCGGCTTCAGTTTTCGCCAGCACCGCCGCCTCGGCCGGCGAGAAGATTCAGATCTGGCACATTTTCGGCAACGCGACCGAGCCGACGCTGGTCAATTTCACGCGTTGGAACGAAACGCATCCCGACAACCAGATCGACCAGAAATTCATCCCCTTCGCGCAGTTGTCGCAGCAGTTGATCAAGGGCATCGCGACCGGCGACGTGCCCGATCTCGTCACCATCGATAATCCCGTCGTTGCGAGCTTCGCCAGCCAGGGCGCCCTCGAAGAGCTGACCGATCTCGTCAAAGGCTCGAAGATCATCGAGAAAAGCAAATATTATACGGGGAGCTGGAACACGACGATCTGGAGCGAGCGTCAATATGCGGTCCCTGGCGAAGCCAATACGCTGGCGCTCTACTACAACGCCGACATGTTCCGCGCGAAGGGGCTTGATCCCGACAAGCCGCCGCGCACCTGGGCGGAGCTGAAGGAATTGTCCGCGAAGCTCACCGATCCCGCGAAAGGCGTCTATGGCGTCGGTTTCTCTGCGATCCAGAGCGAGGAGGGAACGTTCCAGTGGCTTCCATTCCTGCAACAGTCCGGCGGCAATCTCGCCTCTCTGACATCGCCTGACTCCGTCGCCGCGATGACGCTGTGGGCGGATTTCGTCAAAAGCGGCCAAGCCTCGAAGGACGTGCTGGTGAAGCGCCAGTTCGAGATGATGAGCGCGTTCCTTGGCGGCTCTTCCGCGATGGTCGTCGGCGGCCCCTGGGAGTTGCAGCGCATGGACAAGGACGCGAAATTCGAGTGGCGCGTCGCCACGCTGCCGGTTCGCGAGGGCAAGAACATCGAAGCGTCCGCGCTCGGCGGCTATGTCTGGGGCATTCCAAAGGGCGCGAAGCAGCGGGCGCTCGCGTTCAAGCTGGTCGAATTCATGTCCGAGCCGGAGCAGATGAAGCGCGCCTGGAGCGGCGGCCGGCTGCCGCCGGTGCCTTCGATCTCGGTTGAGAATCCCGCCAATCCGAAAGCCTATGAGGTGTTCAAGACTCAGATGATCGTCGCGAAGGCGCGCGGGCCTCACCCCGCATGGCCGCTGATTTCAAGCGCCATTCAGACTGCAATCCAGAGCTCGCTCACGGGGCAGTCGACTCCCGCCGCAGCTCTCGAACGCGCTCAGGCCGTCATCAAGCCGTTGCTCGACAAGAATCCGATCGAAGGACTCTGA
- a CDS encoding Gfo/Idh/MocA family oxidoreductase, with translation MRLRAVLVGCGNMSRRWLDAALKVGGIEVVGLVDVDLARARALAEERRLSDAATGDDLDAMLAMAKPDVVFDTVVPEARFNVTLTALRHGCHVLSEKPMADTIDHARDLVRAAREAKRLHVIVQNRRYIEGVRRLRSFVESGAIGAVTGVHTDFFLAPHFGGFREEMRNVLLIDMAIHTFDAVRYVINGAPLAVYCHEANPAGSWYAHGASAFAIFEFERGVTYTYRGSWCAQGLRTSWESSWRITGEKGTLTWDGHDAFHAEREGATGVGVLRDGAPLPIPSAPETMRIGGHEGVLRDFVEALETGVAPETVSSENFKSLAMTFAAIESARLKRRVPVPTLASENAPNSNALATAEM, from the coding sequence ATGAGACTGCGCGCCGTTCTCGTCGGCTGCGGGAACATGAGCCGTCGCTGGCTGGACGCGGCCCTGAAGGTCGGCGGGATCGAGGTTGTCGGCCTGGTCGACGTCGACCTCGCGCGCGCCCGGGCTCTCGCTGAGGAGCGGCGCCTGAGCGACGCCGCGACCGGCGACGATCTCGACGCGATGCTCGCCATGGCGAAGCCCGACGTGGTCTTCGACACCGTCGTTCCCGAAGCGCGTTTCAACGTGACTCTGACCGCGCTTCGCCACGGCTGCCATGTGCTCAGTGAAAAGCCGATGGCCGACACGATCGACCATGCGCGCGACCTCGTGCGCGCAGCGCGCGAAGCGAAGCGCCTGCACGTCATCGTGCAGAACCGGCGTTACATCGAAGGCGTGCGGCGACTGAGGTCCTTCGTCGAGTCCGGCGCCATCGGCGCGGTGACGGGCGTGCATACCGATTTCTTCCTCGCCCCGCATTTCGGCGGCTTCCGCGAAGAGATGCGCAACGTCCTCCTCATCGACATGGCGATCCACACCTTCGACGCCGTGCGCTATGTCATCAATGGTGCGCCGCTTGCGGTCTATTGCCACGAGGCCAATCCCGCTGGCTCCTGGTACGCCCATGGCGCCAGCGCTTTCGCGATTTTCGAATTCGAGCGCGGCGTCACCTACACCTATCGCGGAAGCTGGTGTGCGCAGGGCCTGCGCACGAGTTGGGAAAGCAGTTGGCGGATCACCGGCGAGAAAGGGACCCTGACCTGGGACGGCCACGACGCCTTCCACGCCGAACGCGAGGGGGCGACCGGCGTTGGCGTATTGCGCGATGGCGCGCCGCTGCCCATTCCTTCCGCGCCCGAGACGATGCGCATCGGCGGTCATGAAGGGGTTCTGCGCGATTTCGTAGAGGCGCTGGAGACGGGCGTCGCGCCCGAAACCGTCAGCTCCGAAAACTTCAAGAGCCTCGCGATGACGTTCGCAGCGATCGAAAGCGCGCGTCTCAAGCGACGTGTGCCCGTGCCAACCCTCGCAAGCGAGAACGCGCCAAACAGCAACGCGCTCGCGACAGCGGAGATGTAG
- a CDS encoding GNAT family N-acetyltransferase, whose product MTARIIRKLDFTEVERLVDWAADVGWNPGLNDAAAFHATDPDGFIGAFIDSEMVAGISAVAYGASYGFIGLYISRPGRRGEGHGKAVWQAGMARLTGRTIGLDGVDEQFENYRSKGFAPAYRTIRFGGAYAGRREDNSSIAAASDDLLSAIPAFDRRSFPEARDAFLTRWLKPPHVVRVAMSNGAITGYGVVRKCREGWKIGGLSAVDDDKAAALFHSLAGAASGDNIYIDVPEARRSFIAFLKASGLQPGFETTRMYLGEQIPFAPELFAVTTLELG is encoded by the coding sequence ATGACCGCGCGCATTATTCGCAAGCTTGATTTCACCGAAGTCGAGCGACTCGTCGACTGGGCGGCTGATGTCGGCTGGAATCCCGGGCTGAACGACGCCGCCGCGTTCCACGCCACCGACCCTGATGGCTTCATCGGCGCCTTCATTGATAGCGAAATGGTCGCGGGAATTTCCGCGGTCGCCTATGGCGCGAGCTATGGCTTCATCGGCCTCTATATCAGCCGCCCCGGCAGGCGCGGCGAAGGCCATGGCAAGGCGGTGTGGCAAGCCGGCATGGCGCGGCTCACGGGTCGCACGATTGGTCTCGACGGAGTCGATGAGCAGTTCGAGAATTATCGCAGCAAGGGTTTTGCGCCGGCCTATCGCACGATCCGTTTTGGCGGCGCGTATGCTGGCCGGCGGGAGGACAATAGCAGCATCGCCGCGGCCAGCGATGATCTCCTGTCCGCAATCCCGGCTTTCGATCGCCGGAGCTTCCCCGAGGCGCGCGACGCGTTTCTGACGCGATGGCTCAAGCCTCCGCATGTCGTGCGCGTCGCGATGTCGAATGGCGCGATCACGGGATATGGCGTCGTGCGCAAATGCCGCGAAGGCTGGAAGATCGGCGGATTATCCGCAGTCGATGACGACAAGGCCGCTGCGCTTTTTCATTCGCTGGCTGGCGCCGCAAGCGGAGACAATATCTATATCGATGTCCCCGAGGCGCGGCGATCATTCATCGCTTTCCTCAAGGCGTCGGGCTTGCAGCCGGGATTTGAGACGACGCGGATGTATCTCGGCGAACAGATTCCGTTCGCGCCCGAACTCTTCGCTGTCACGACGCTGGAACTGGGCTGA
- the mmsB gene encoding multiple monosaccharide ABC transporter permease — MSGEILQGAPARTDERRIGGLIKSSLREYGMLLSLVAIMIFFQFATNGTLLRPLNLTNLVLQNSFIVIMALGMLLVIVTGHIDLSVGSVAGAVGAVAAVLMVRYQVHYIPAVLICLAFGALIGAAQGYWVAYFKIPSFIVTLAGMLVFKGFALAILQGQSVGPFPPTFQKLSSGFIPELFPEATGLYPTSLAIGAALVLALVILNFKSRARQQSHDVPVEPQAFFIGKNIGFAAVILYATYLIASYRGLPNVLIIMAALIALYGFVTTRTTMGRQIYAVGGNARAAKLSGVRTERLTFLAFVNMGVLAALAGLVFAARLNTATPKAGLGFELDVIAACFIGGASAYGGVGRVSGAVIGALIMGVMNNGMSILGIGIDYQQVIKGVVLLGAVCLDVYNQKRS; from the coding sequence ATGAGCGGCGAGATCCTGCAAGGAGCGCCTGCGCGGACCGACGAGCGGCGCATCGGCGGCCTGATCAAGTCCAGCCTGCGCGAATATGGCATGCTGCTCTCGCTGGTCGCGATCATGATCTTCTTCCAGTTCGCGACCAACGGGACGCTGCTGCGCCCCCTCAATCTCACCAATCTCGTGCTGCAGAACAGCTTCATCGTCATCATGGCGCTGGGCATGCTGCTGGTCATCGTCACCGGGCATATCGACCTTTCGGTCGGCTCGGTCGCGGGCGCTGTCGGCGCCGTCGCGGCGGTGCTGATGGTGCGCTACCAGGTGCATTACATTCCCGCGGTCCTGATCTGCCTCGCCTTCGGCGCGCTCATCGGCGCGGCGCAAGGCTATTGGGTCGCCTATTTCAAGATTCCGTCTTTCATCGTCACGCTCGCGGGCATGCTGGTGTTCAAGGGATTCGCGCTCGCGATCCTGCAGGGCCAGTCGGTCGGGCCGTTTCCGCCGACCTTCCAGAAGCTCTCCTCGGGCTTCATTCCCGAGCTGTTTCCCGAGGCGACCGGGCTTTACCCGACCTCGCTCGCGATCGGCGCTGCGCTGGTGCTTGCGCTCGTCATTCTCAATTTCAAGAGCCGCGCCCGCCAGCAGAGCCATGACGTGCCGGTCGAGCCGCAGGCGTTCTTCATCGGCAAGAATATCGGGTTCGCGGCGGTGATCCTCTACGCGACCTATCTCATCGCCTCCTATCGCGGCCTGCCCAATGTGCTGATCATCATGGCCGCGCTGATCGCGCTCTATGGCTTCGTCACCACGCGGACGACCATGGGGCGACAGATCTATGCTGTCGGCGGCAATGCGCGCGCGGCGAAACTGTCCGGCGTGAGAACGGAGCGGCTCACCTTCCTCGCCTTCGTGAATATGGGCGTGCTGGCGGCGCTCGCCGGTCTCGTCTTCGCCGCGCGCCTCAACACGGCGACGCCGAAAGCGGGCCTCGGATTCGAGCTCGACGTGATCGCCGCCTGCTTCATCGGCGGCGCGTCGGCCTATGGCGGCGTCGGGCGCGTCTCCGGCGCTGTCATCGGCGCGCTGATCATGGGCGTGATGAACAATGGCATGTCGATCCTCGGCATCGGCATCGACTATCAGCAGGTCATCAAGGGCGTCGTGCTGCTCGGCGCCGTCTGTCTCGACGTCTACAACCAGAAGCGATCCTGA
- a CDS encoding type II 3-dehydroquinate dehydratase produces the protein MRLTILNGPNLNLLGEREPEIYGSTTLAEIETDCRACAERIGASLSFHQSNHEGVLVDWIQAARLNSDALIINPAGYSFSSIAMLDAMKIFKGPIIELHISNIHARDEQHRHSKLSVAATAVICGVGPRGYLLAMEAAAYLLGRSVRGAA, from the coding sequence ATGAGACTGACGATCCTGAATGGTCCCAATCTCAACCTGCTCGGCGAGCGCGAGCCTGAGATCTATGGCTCCACCACCCTCGCCGAGATCGAAACGGATTGCCGCGCCTGCGCGGAGCGCATCGGCGCGTCGCTCTCTTTCCATCAGTCCAACCATGAAGGCGTGCTGGTCGACTGGATACAGGCCGCGCGGTTGAACTCCGACGCACTCATCATCAATCCTGCAGGTTACTCATTCAGTTCGATCGCGATGCTGGATGCGATGAAAATCTTCAAAGGCCCGATCATCGAGCTTCATATCTCCAACATTCACGCGAGAGACGAGCAGCACCGCCATTCGAAACTGTCGGTGGCGGCGACGGCCGTAATCTGCGGCGTCGGGCCTCGCGGATACCTCCTCGCGATGGAAGCGGCCGCTTACCTGCTCGGTCGCTCCGTGAGAGGCGCTGCATGA
- the mmsA gene encoding multiple monosaccharide ABC transporter ATP-binding protein, with protein MSAILEMRGISKSFTGVKALSDVSFTVEPGEIHALVGENGAGKSTLMKVLSGVYPHGSYEGAIVFNGEERRFRGITDSEALGIIIIHQELALIPLMSIAENIYLAKPPGRFGVIDREAAYRSTQALLAKVGLREAPDTLITDLGVGKQQLVEIAKALSKDVRLLILDEPTASLNEQDSEALLELLTEFRAHGISSILISHKLNEVSRVADRITVLRDGRAVDTLDCRAGPVEEDRIIRRMVDRDLEHRYPKREPKIGEIVFSVENWSAYHPLDAERQIVKNVNFHVRRGEIVGVAGLMGAGRTEFAMSLFGRSYGQKISGRAKMDGREVDLSTVRRAIDAGLAYVTEDRKELGLILAEDIRKNVTLANLDAVAPGRVIDDMRELKVASDYRNRMRIRCSSVYQESGQLSGGNQQKVVLSKWLFTDPQVLILDEPTRGIDVGAKYEIYCIINELADAGRGVIMISSEMPELLGVCDRICVMNEGAFVGEFPAAEASQEKIMRAIVQKGERP; from the coding sequence ATGAGCGCCATCCTCGAAATGCGCGGCATCAGCAAGTCCTTCACCGGCGTGAAGGCCCTGAGCGACGTGTCCTTCACCGTCGAACCCGGAGAAATCCACGCGCTGGTTGGCGAGAACGGCGCCGGCAAATCAACGCTGATGAAGGTGCTGAGCGGCGTCTATCCCCACGGCTCCTATGAAGGCGCCATTGTCTTCAATGGCGAGGAGCGCCGCTTCCGCGGCATCACGGATTCCGAAGCGCTCGGCATCATCATCATCCATCAGGAGCTGGCGCTGATTCCGCTGATGTCGATCGCGGAGAATATCTATCTCGCAAAGCCGCCAGGGCGTTTCGGCGTGATCGACCGCGAGGCCGCCTATCGCAGCACGCAGGCGCTGCTCGCCAAGGTCGGGTTGCGCGAGGCGCCGGATACGCTGATCACCGATCTCGGCGTCGGCAAGCAGCAGCTCGTCGAGATCGCCAAGGCGCTCTCCAAGGATGTGCGGCTGCTCATTCTCGACGAGCCGACGGCGAGCCTCAACGAGCAGGACAGCGAGGCGCTGCTCGAGCTGCTGACCGAGTTCCGCGCGCACGGCATCTCGTCGATCCTGATTTCCCACAAGCTGAACGAGGTCTCCCGCGTCGCCGACCGCATCACGGTGCTGCGCGACGGCCGCGCCGTCGACACGCTCGACTGCCGCGCGGGACCGGTCGAGGAAGATCGCATCATCCGGCGCATGGTCGATCGCGATCTCGAACATCGCTATCCCAAACGCGAGCCGAAGATCGGCGAAATCGTGTTCTCGGTCGAGAACTGGTCGGCCTATCATCCGCTCGACGCCGAACGGCAGATCGTCAAGAACGTGAATTTTCATGTCCGGCGCGGCGAGATCGTCGGCGTCGCCGGCCTCATGGGCGCGGGCCGCACCGAATTCGCCATGAGTCTGTTCGGCCGCTCCTATGGTCAGAAGATCAGCGGCCGCGCGAAGATGGACGGGCGCGAAGTCGATCTCTCCACAGTGCGGCGCGCGATCGACGCCGGGCTCGCCTACGTCACCGAGGATCGCAAGGAGCTCGGCCTGATCCTCGCCGAGGACATCCGCAAGAATGTCACGCTGGCCAATCTCGACGCTGTGGCGCCGGGCCGCGTCATCGACGACATGCGCGAATTGAAGGTCGCCAGCGACTATCGCAATCGCATGCGCATCCGCTGCTCCAGCGTCTATCAGGAGTCCGGCCAGCTCTCCGGCGGCAACCAGCAGAAGGTGGTGCTGTCGAAGTGGCTGTTCACCGACCCGCAGGTGCTCATCCTCGATGAACCGACGCGGGGCATCGATGTCGGCGCAAAGTATGAAATCTACTGCATCATCAACGAGCTTGCGGACGCCGGGCGCGGCGTCATCATGATCTCGTCGGAAATGCCGGAGCTGCTCGGCGTGTGCGACCGGATCTGCGTCATGAATGAGGGCGCGTTCGTCGGAGAATTTCCGGCCGCGGAAGCGAGCCAGGAGAAGATCATGCGGGCGATCGTGCAGAAGGGGGAAAGGCCATGA
- a CDS encoding FadR/GntR family transcriptional regulator → MSADLVVLPARRAHSNYAEVARTLAIDIISGRLAHMQKLPGDAELMLRFGVSRPVLRESVKTLVAKGLLTTKARVGTVVRQRSAWNMFDTDVLSWHLQAGIDGRFLRDLAEIRLAVEPHAAALAAFRRNDAHIDAMRAGLAQMERESSNSTGFADGDLALHLAVASASGNAFMRSVGSVIDAALRASFLLSAPIEPGDREQVLKMHGEIIDAIAGRNAEEAAAAMTACIHNGLRRHGAAGKQTNFDKP, encoded by the coding sequence ATGAGCGCAGACCTCGTCGTTCTTCCCGCCCGCCGCGCCCATTCGAACTACGCCGAGGTGGCGCGGACGCTCGCGATCGACATCATCTCGGGCCGCCTCGCGCATATGCAGAAGCTGCCGGGCGACGCCGAACTCATGCTGCGCTTCGGCGTGTCGCGGCCGGTGCTGCGCGAAAGCGTGAAGACGCTGGTGGCGAAAGGATTGCTGACGACGAAAGCGCGCGTCGGCACTGTGGTGCGCCAACGCTCCGCCTGGAACATGTTCGATACGGACGTGCTGTCCTGGCATCTTCAGGCCGGCATCGACGGACGGTTCCTGCGCGATCTCGCCGAAATCAGGCTGGCGGTGGAGCCCCACGCGGCCGCGCTCGCCGCCTTCAGGCGAAACGACGCTCATATTGACGCGATGCGCGCCGGGCTCGCGCAGATGGAGCGCGAATCCTCCAACTCCACCGGTTTCGCCGACGGCGATCTTGCGCTTCATCTCGCCGTGGCGAGCGCGTCGGGCAACGCCTTCATGCGCTCCGTCGGCAGCGTGATCGACGCGGCGCTGCGCGCATCCTTTCTGCTCAGCGCGCCGATCGAGCCAGGCGATCGCGAGCAGGTGCTGAAAATGCACGGAGAGATCATCGACGCGATCGCCGGGCGCAACGCGGAAGAGGCGGCCGCCGCCATGACCGCCTGCATCCATAACGGCTTGCGTCGGCACGGCGCCGCAGGCAAGCAAACAAACTTCGACAAGCCATGA